The sequence AGCTGCTGGTGGTGGGGGCCACGGGGGCGCCGCTGGAGCCGTCCATGCTGCAGCCCGCCCCGCCCCTGGAGGTCGTCCAGCGGGTCCTGAACAACGTCCGGGCCTGGGCGGCCGCCCGGCCCGAGCGGTCGGACGTGGCGCTGTGGGCCGTGGAGCTGGCGCTGCTGGTGCCGTCGCATCCGGCGCGGCTGCGCTACGAGCGGGGCCACCTGCTGGTGCAGCGGGGCGAGTTCGTCTCCGGCGCGAAGGAACTGGACGCCTACGCCGACCTGATCGAGGTCGTCGACGAGTCGACCGCCCGCAAGGTGCGGCAACAGGCCCATACCGCGCGGGCGATGCTCAACTGACCTTCAGGGCCGCTCGCTCACAGCCAGCCCTTCTCCCGCGCCGTGCGTACCGCCTCCGCCCGGTTGCGGACCGCCAGTTTCTGGATGGCCGTGGAGAGGTAGTTGCGGACGGTGCCCTGGGAGAGGTGCAGGGACTTGGCCAGTTCGGCGTTGGTCGCGCCGTCGGCCGCCGCGCGCAGCACCTCGCGTTCGCGCTCGGTGAGGGGGTTCGCACCCTCGGCGAGCGCGGCGGCGGCGAGGGTGGGGTCGATGACCCGCTCACCGGAGAGCACCTTGCGGATCGCCTCGGCGAGCTGGGCGGCCGGGGCGTCCTTGACGAGGAAGGCGTCGGCGCCCGCCTCCATGGCGCTGCGCAGATAGCCGGGGCGGCCGAAGGTGGTGAGGACGACCAGCTTGATGTGGGGGAACTCCCGGTGCACCCGGGCGGCCGCCTCGATGCCGGTGCAGCCGGGCATCTCGATGTCGAGCAGGGCCACGTCCACGCCGTGCGCGCCGACGGCGGCGAGCACCTGGTCCCCGCGCGCGA comes from Streptomyces sp. FXJ1.172 and encodes:
- a CDS encoding response regulator transcription factor, coding for MTSTIKVLLAEDQSMVREALAALLGLEDDIEVVAQVARGDQVLAAVGAHGVDVALLDIEMPGCTGIEAAARVHREFPHIKLVVLTTFGRPGYLRSAMEAGADAFLVKDAPAAQLAEAIRKVLSGERVIDPTLAAAALAEGANPLTEREREVLRAAADGATNAELAKSLHLSQGTVRNYLSTAIQKLAVRNRAEAVRTAREKGWL